One Marinibacterium anthonyi genomic region harbors:
- the dkgA gene encoding 2,5-diketo-D-gluconic acid reductase A: MPAIGLGVHRAAPEETTAAVHAALAGGYRLIDTTAAYMNEEQVGDRTRLVARIITDAGVYHRRAKWPLPLSPDHARQGDRWLALRAVATLWDELAQAAPEPAGTSGIHAQGR; this comes from the coding sequence ATGCCGGCCATCGGCCTTGGCGTCCACCGCGCCGCGCCCGAGGAAACGACCGCCGCGGTGCACGCCGCACTCGCCGGCGGCTACCGGCTGATCGACACGACTGCCGCCTACATGAACGAAGAGCAGGTCGGTGACCGGACGCGTCTGGTGGCCCGCATCATCACGGACGCCGGTGTCTACCATCGGCGCGCCAAATGGCCGTTGCCGCTGTCTCCGGACCACGCCCGGCAGGGGGATCGCTGGCTGGCCCTGCGGGCGGTCGCGACGCTCTGGGACGAATTGGCGCAGGCTGCGCCGGAGCCCGCAGGGACCTCCGGCATTCATGCTCAGGGCCGATAG
- the yhdN_4 gene encoding General stress protein 69, translating to MKMRKLGTRGPEVSAIGLGCMGMSFSYGDIPDPGDMIPVLREAHELGVNFFDTAEIYGPYSNERLLGAALAPVRDDVVIATKFGFRISNDGTVEGVSSDPKRIREVCENSLSRLRTDVIDVFYQHRVDPNVPIEDVAGTVKDLIAEGKVRHFGLSEAGADTIRRAHAVQPVTVLQSEYSLWTRQHEAGIMPVVEELGIGWAAYSPLGKGFLTGKAPKASELKDNDFRKALPRYQEEAMAHNQALVDLLGGIAADHDATQAQVALAWILEQKPWIVPIPGTTKIARVKENIAAAELVLTAGEIESIDAAAAKVEGTRYTPQLEASTGL from the coding sequence ATGAAAATGCGCAAACTCGGAACCCGCGGCCCGGAGGTTTCGGCCATCGGCCTCGGCTGCATGGGCATGAGCTTTTCCTATGGCGACATCCCCGATCCCGGGGACATGATCCCGGTACTGCGCGAGGCGCACGAGCTGGGCGTGAATTTCTTCGACACCGCCGAAATCTACGGCCCATACAGCAACGAACGGCTGCTCGGCGCGGCGCTGGCCCCGGTTCGCGACGACGTGGTGATCGCGACCAAGTTCGGCTTCCGCATCTCCAACGACGGCACCGTCGAGGGCGTCAGCTCGGATCCGAAACGCATCCGCGAGGTCTGCGAGAACAGCCTGTCGCGCCTGCGCACGGACGTGATCGATGTCTTCTACCAGCATCGGGTCGACCCGAACGTGCCGATCGAGGATGTGGCGGGCACCGTCAAGGACCTGATCGCCGAGGGCAAGGTGCGCCACTTCGGTTTGTCAGAGGCCGGCGCCGACACCATCCGTCGCGCGCATGCGGTGCAGCCGGTGACCGTGCTGCAGAGCGAATACTCGCTCTGGACCCGCCAGCACGAGGCCGGGATCATGCCGGTGGTCGAGGAACTTGGCATCGGCTGGGCGGCCTATTCGCCGTTGGGCAAGGGCTTTCTGACCGGCAAGGCGCCGAAGGCCTCCGAGCTGAAGGACAATGATTTCCGCAAGGCGCTGCCCCGCTATCAGGAAGAGGCCATGGCGCATAACCAGGCGCTGGTCGATCTGCTGGGCGGCATCGCCGCCGATCATGACGCGACCCAGGCGCAGGTGGCGCTGGCCTGGATCCTCGAGCAGAAGCCCTGGATCGTGCCGATCCCCGGCACCACCAAGATCGCGCGGGTGAAGGAGAACATCGCCGCCGCCGAGCTGGTGCTGACCGCCGGCGAGATCGAGTCCATCGACGCGGCGGCCGCCAAGGTCGAAGGCACCCGCTACACACCGCAGCTCGAGGCCTCGACCGGCCTCTGA
- a CDS encoding 4-carboxymuconolactone decarboxylase → MTQDFPRVAPDMVHETTPGLGRFTDRVLFGQVWPSAALAPRDRSLLTVSALIAGGKVAQIGSHAGRALDNGLTPTELAEIAAQLAFYTGWPNAMSAAAELDKVFDTRGIPKPKESDAPRIDLPEEAEAARARTVAQNVAPTAPTLARLTDEVLFGDLWQRPDLSPRDRSLATVAALVMLGQPEQLPFHLNRALDNGLTGDEAGETLAHLAFYAGWPRAMSAVPVLKQVLEARKG, encoded by the coding sequence ATGACACAGGATTTTCCGCGCGTCGCGCCCGACATGGTGCATGAGACCACACCGGGGCTCGGTCGTTTCACCGACCGGGTGCTGTTCGGCCAGGTCTGGCCCTCGGCGGCGCTTGCCCCGCGCGACCGGTCGCTGCTGACCGTGTCGGCGCTGATCGCCGGCGGCAAGGTGGCGCAGATCGGCTCGCACGCCGGTCGCGCGCTGGACAACGGGCTGACCCCGACCGAGCTGGCCGAGATTGCCGCGCAGCTTGCCTTCTACACCGGCTGGCCCAACGCCATGTCGGCGGCCGCCGAGCTTGACAAGGTCTTCGATACGCGCGGCATTCCAAAGCCAAAAGAAAGCGACGCGCCCCGGATCGACCTGCCCGAAGAGGCCGAGGCCGCCCGTGCGCGCACGGTGGCACAGAACGTGGCCCCCACGGCGCCGACACTGGCGCGCCTGACCGACGAGGTGCTGTTCGGCGACCTCTGGCAACGCCCGGATCTGTCGCCGCGCGATCGTTCGCTGGCGACCGTCGCGGCGCTGGTGATGCTGGGTCAGCCCGAGCAATTGCCGTTCCACCTGAACCGCGCGCTGGACAACGGGCTGACCGGGGACGAGGCGGGCGAGACGCTGGCGCACCTGGCCTTCTATGCGGGATGGCCGCGCGCCATGTCGGCGGTGCCGGTGCTGAAACAGGTGCTGGAGGCGCGCAAGGGCTGA
- the dmlR_7 gene encoding D-malate degradation protein R — protein MKREELGDLMAFLAVCEERSFTRAAARLGTSQSSLSHTVKRLEQRLDLRLLTRTTRNVSPTVAGEQLAATLRPAFDDIEGRLASLNEMRSKPAGLVRITTSRHAATEILWPKLSPVLAQHPDVRLEVSVQQHMVDIVEERFDAGVRLGESIGKDMIAVRIGPDLRMLTVGAPAYFAKHGRPETPHALTDHNCINLRLPTLGGLYTWEYAQDDKPLNVRVEGQLTSNDVDVIIQAALDGRGLCCMPDYHLNKHMKDGRLEAVLETYSPPFPGYHLYYPSRLQASPAFALILDALRYRD, from the coding sequence ATGAAGCGCGAGGAACTGGGCGACCTCATGGCCTTTCTCGCGGTCTGCGAGGAACGCAGCTTCACCCGTGCGGCGGCCCGCCTGGGCACATCGCAAAGCTCGCTCAGCCACACCGTCAAGCGGCTCGAACAGCGGCTCGATCTGCGGCTGCTGACCCGCACCACGCGCAATGTCTCGCCCACCGTGGCGGGCGAACAGCTGGCCGCGACGCTGCGCCCGGCCTTCGACGACATCGAAGGGCGGCTCGCCAGCCTCAACGAAATGCGCTCGAAACCCGCGGGTTTGGTGCGCATCACAACCTCGCGCCATGCGGCGACGGAAATCCTGTGGCCCAAGCTGTCCCCGGTTCTGGCCCAACACCCTGACGTGCGGCTTGAGGTTTCGGTGCAGCAGCACATGGTCGATATCGTCGAGGAACGCTTCGACGCGGGCGTGCGGCTTGGCGAGAGCATCGGGAAGGACATGATCGCAGTGCGCATCGGGCCCGACCTGCGGATGCTCACGGTCGGAGCGCCCGCGTATTTCGCCAAGCATGGCCGCCCCGAGACACCGCACGCGCTGACGGACCACAACTGTATCAACCTGCGCCTGCCGACGCTGGGCGGGCTTTATACATGGGAATACGCGCAGGATGACAAGCCGCTGAACGTGCGGGTCGAGGGGCAGCTGACATCCAACGACGTAGACGTGATCATCCAGGCCGCTCTCGACGGACGCGGGCTGTGCTGCATGCCGGACTACCACCTCAACAAGCATATGAAGGACGGCCGACTGGAGGCCGTGCTTGAGACCTATTCGCCCCCCTTCCCCGGCTATCACCTCTATTATCCGTCGCGGCTGCAGGCCTCCCCCGCCTTCGCGCTGATCCTCGACGCTCTCAGGTATCGCGACTGA
- a CDS encoding flavodoxin — MADFPFNRRQLLLTAGALPAVRPAFAQQEGARALVVLFTRTHNSRVAAELIVRRTGAAFFEIEAREPYPVDYFETVDLNHRQQIQDIRPPLVSEGPDLAAYDLIYLAHPIWDASVPPPVKTFLAAHDFTGKALVPVISHGGYGSGRAREQTRALAPGAALQPAFVMEDQQERRVITDLDEWLLD, encoded by the coding sequence ATGGCGGATTTCCCGTTCAACCGCAGGCAGCTCTTGTTGACCGCCGGGGCTTTGCCCGCGGTGCGGCCGGCTTTCGCGCAACAGGAAGGGGCCCGCGCGCTCGTCGTGCTTTTCACGCGCACCCACAACAGCCGGGTCGCGGCGGAGTTGATCGTTCGCAGGACCGGTGCCGCCTTCTTCGAGATCGAGGCCCGCGAGCCTTATCCGGTGGATTACTTCGAAACGGTGGACCTGAACCATCGCCAGCAGATCCAGGACATCCGCCCGCCGCTCGTCTCCGAAGGACCGGACCTGGCGGCGTACGACCTGATCTATCTTGCGCACCCGATCTGGGACGCCAGCGTGCCGCCACCGGTCAAGACCTTCCTTGCCGCGCATGACTTCACCGGCAAGGCGCTGGTCCCGGTGATCTCGCACGGCGGCTACGGCTCGGGACGTGCGCGCGAACAGACCCGCGCTCTGGCCCCCGGCGCCGCCCTGCAGCCCGCCTTCGTGATGGAGGATCAGCAGGAGCGCCGGGTGATCACCGATCTGGACGAATGGCTCTTGGACTGA
- the siaP_1 gene encoding Neu5Ac-binding protein, with protein sequence MIKRRTFLGTVAGVVLAATSAVPTLAQDVPEFTFSAVFSQQDIRAQMMEMFKTDVADITDLQLYYGGNLFKQGTEITAIQRGNLTMGNVAPQDIAKQIPAFSILTSAYLFRDADHLKAFFESDAGAEMKALAEDQLGIHILGPTYFGTRQVGLRGDKTITTPADMAGIKLRMPGGDAWQFLGEALGANPTPMAYSEVYTGLQTGAIDGQDNPYPNVENMKFYEVMDQIVRTSHLVAYDLLVISKQAWDDMTPEQQEAFQAAADKAIAFSTEQHLAQEAELGAFFESEGLKISTPDVDAFRTHAQDMYLNSDLSSDWPDGMLDRINAL encoded by the coding sequence ATGATAAAGCGCAGAACTTTTCTGGGCACTGTTGCGGGTGTCGTTCTTGCGGCCACCAGTGCTGTGCCGACCCTGGCGCAGGACGTGCCGGAATTCACATTCTCCGCCGTTTTCTCGCAGCAGGACATCCGGGCGCAGATGATGGAGATGTTCAAGACGGACGTCGCCGATATCACGGACCTGCAACTTTACTACGGCGGCAACCTGTTCAAGCAGGGCACCGAGATCACGGCGATCCAACGCGGCAACCTGACGATGGGCAACGTCGCGCCCCAGGATATCGCCAAGCAGATCCCGGCGTTCTCGATCCTGACATCGGCCTACCTGTTCCGGGATGCCGATCACCTCAAGGCCTTCTTCGAAAGCGACGCCGGAGCGGAGATGAAGGCGCTGGCCGAAGACCAGCTGGGCATCCACATCCTTGGGCCCACCTATTTCGGCACCCGGCAGGTCGGTCTGCGGGGTGACAAGACGATCACCACGCCCGCCGACATGGCCGGTATCAAACTGCGCATGCCGGGCGGGGATGCCTGGCAATTTCTGGGCGAGGCACTTGGTGCCAACCCCACGCCGATGGCCTATTCCGAAGTCTATACGGGCCTGCAGACCGGCGCGATCGACGGCCAGGACAACCCCTATCCCAACGTCGAGAACATGAAGTTCTACGAGGTCATGGACCAGATCGTGCGCACCTCGCACCTTGTGGCCTACGATCTTCTGGTGATCTCCAAGCAGGCCTGGGACGACATGACCCCCGAACAGCAGGAGGCCTTCCAGGCCGCCGCCGACAAGGCCATCGCCTTCAGCACCGAACAGCATCTGGCCCAGGAAGCGGAACTGGGGGCTTTCTTTGAATCCGAGGGGCTCAAGATCTCGACCCCGGATGTCGATGCGTTCCGGACGCACGCGCAGGACATGTACCTGAACTCGGACCTGTCCAGCGACTGGCCCGACGGCATGCTGGACCGGATCAACGCGCTCTGA
- the aroQ gene encoding 3-dehydroquinate dehydratase yields the protein MRNPIHVLNGPNLNRLGKREPDIYGTTTLAEVERLCHDAAGPEGLIFRQTNSEHQLIDWIHEATDESSGLLINPAAFTFYSMAVMDALKMYPHPMIEFHISNIHKREPMYHTSLVSPHATAVMAGLGARGYPYAVRILREMIGAA from the coding sequence ATGCGCAATCCGATCCACGTGCTGAACGGGCCCAACCTGAACCGGCTCGGCAAGCGAGAGCCGGATATCTACGGCACCACCACCCTGGCCGAGGTTGAACGCCTGTGCCACGATGCCGCCGGTCCCGAAGGGCTGATCTTTCGGCAGACCAATTCCGAACACCAGCTGATCGACTGGATCCACGAGGCGACCGACGAGTCCTCGGGGCTCTTGATCAACCCGGCCGCCTTCACGTTCTATTCGATGGCGGTGATGGATGCGCTTAAGATGTATCCCCATCCGATGATCGAGTTTCACATCTCGAACATCCACAAGCGCGAACCGATGTATCACACCTCTCTGGTTTCGCCCCATGCGACGGCCGTGATGGCCGGGCTGGGCGCACGGGGCTATCCCTATGCCGTGCGGATCCTGCGCGAGATGATCGGGGCCGCCTGA
- the csiR_1 gene encoding Carbon starvation induced regulator, translated as MNIKSFVQDQTGESVGDSALRRIRFDIIRGTLRPGERLRLERVREAYGLSVTTLREILSRLVVERFVVAEGQRGFEVGSVCEADLRDICELRLLLECHALRRSIDLGTLDWEAHVVSTHHKLQSVEAKLMDGAPSSVEQWVQFDWDFHHATLSACDMPALMATHSNVFDRYLRYHLLALDFRGRPAADEHRRLRDLVIAREPEPAVALLTAHVRAGMEHILATGKFT; from the coding sequence ATGAATATCAAGTCATTCGTCCAGGATCAGACCGGGGAATCCGTCGGCGACAGCGCCTTGCGCCGCATTCGCTTCGACATCATCCGCGGCACCCTTCGTCCCGGAGAGCGACTGAGGCTGGAACGGGTGCGAGAGGCATACGGCCTCAGCGTGACGACACTGCGCGAGATTCTCAGCCGGTTGGTGGTCGAGAGGTTCGTCGTCGCCGAGGGTCAGCGCGGTTTCGAGGTCGGGTCCGTCTGCGAAGCCGACTTGCGCGACATCTGCGAATTGCGACTGCTGCTTGAATGCCATGCCTTGCGGCGATCCATAGATCTTGGAACGCTGGACTGGGAAGCGCACGTCGTCTCGACACATCACAAGCTGCAATCGGTCGAAGCCAAGCTGATGGACGGCGCACCGTCTTCGGTCGAGCAATGGGTGCAGTTCGACTGGGACTTCCATCATGCGACCTTGTCCGCCTGTGACATGCCCGCCCTGATGGCCACCCATTCCAACGTCTTTGACCGGTACCTGCGCTATCACCTTCTGGCGCTGGATTTCCGTGGCAGACCGGCAGCGGACGAACACCGCCGGCTGCGCGACCTCGTCATCGCGCGCGAGCCGGAACCGGCGGTCGCACTGCTGACCGCCCATGTCCGGGCCGGCATGGAACACATCCTGGCAACCGGAAAATTCACCTGA
- the groL_1 gene encoding Stress protein H5: MSVKEVRFSTDARDRMLKGINTLANAVKITLGPKGRNVILDQSWGAPRITKDGVTVAKEIELSDHFENMGAQMVKEVAQRTNDEAGDGTTTATVLAHAIVREGMKSVAAGMNPMDLKRGIDKAVAAVVAEIKTMSRPVGDSDEIAKVGAISANGEIEIGRQIADAMAKVGKEGVITVEENKGLETETEVVEGMQFDRGYLSPYFITNAQKMIVEMDDCVVLLHEKKLTSLISMVPLLEAVIQTEKQLLIVAEDIEGEALATLVVNKLRGGLKVAAVKAPGFGDRRKAMMEDLAVLTGGQVISVEMGTKLENVTMDMLGSARKVAITKDDTTIIDGAGDKDAIAARVTQIRAQIDETTSDYDKEKLQERLARLSGGIAVIRVGGATEIEVKERKDRVDDALNATRAAVQEGVVPGGGVALVHAGKVLATLKGENSDQDAGIKIVRRAIQAPLRQIAGNAGVDGSVVVGKVIENDSRSFGFDAQAEQYVDMLKAGVIDPTKVVRIALENAASVAGLLITTEAMVAQKPREVGAGNDMSDMGGMGGMM, encoded by the coding sequence ATGTCCGTCAAGGAAGTTCGCTTCAGTACCGACGCCCGCGATCGCATGCTGAAAGGCATCAACACGCTGGCAAATGCCGTAAAGATCACCCTCGGCCCCAAGGGTCGAAACGTCATTCTCGACCAGTCCTGGGGGGCGCCGCGCATCACAAAGGACGGTGTGACCGTCGCCAAGGAGATCGAACTGTCGGACCATTTCGAGAATATGGGGGCACAGATGGTCAAGGAGGTCGCGCAGCGCACGAACGACGAGGCTGGCGACGGAACCACTACTGCAACGGTACTCGCCCATGCGATTGTCCGGGAAGGCATGAAGTCGGTTGCGGCCGGCATGAACCCGATGGATCTGAAACGCGGAATCGACAAAGCCGTCGCCGCGGTCGTGGCCGAGATCAAGACCATGTCCCGACCGGTCGGCGACAGCGACGAGATCGCGAAGGTCGGCGCCATTTCAGCCAACGGAGAAATCGAGATCGGTCGGCAGATTGCCGACGCGATGGCCAAGGTCGGCAAGGAAGGCGTTATCACCGTCGAGGAAAACAAGGGGCTGGAGACCGAGACCGAAGTGGTCGAAGGCATGCAGTTCGACCGCGGCTATCTGAGCCCCTATTTCATCACGAATGCCCAGAAGATGATCGTCGAGATGGATGACTGCGTCGTTCTGCTTCACGAGAAGAAGCTGACTTCCCTCATATCCATGGTGCCGCTGCTGGAGGCCGTGATCCAGACCGAGAAGCAACTGTTGATCGTGGCCGAGGACATCGAGGGCGAGGCGCTCGCGACGCTGGTCGTCAACAAGCTGCGCGGCGGCTTGAAGGTGGCGGCGGTCAAGGCGCCGGGCTTCGGGGATCGCCGCAAGGCGATGATGGAAGACCTCGCCGTGCTGACGGGCGGTCAGGTGATTTCCGTGGAAATGGGCACCAAGCTGGAGAATGTCACCATGGACATGCTCGGGTCCGCCAGAAAGGTCGCGATCACCAAGGATGACACGACGATCATCGACGGTGCCGGCGACAAAGACGCGATCGCGGCGCGCGTCACGCAGATCCGGGCACAGATCGATGAGACCACTTCGGACTACGACAAGGAGAAGCTTCAGGAACGTCTGGCCAGGCTTTCCGGCGGCATTGCCGTGATCCGGGTCGGCGGCGCAACCGAGATCGAGGTGAAGGAGCGCAAGGACCGCGTCGACGATGCGCTGAACGCCACCCGCGCCGCGGTCCAGGAAGGTGTCGTGCCCGGTGGCGGCGTGGCGCTGGTTCATGCCGGCAAGGTGCTGGCGACACTGAAGGGCGAGAACAGCGATCAGGATGCAGGCATCAAGATTGTCCGGCGTGCGATCCAGGCACCGCTGCGCCAGATTGCCGGAAATGCCGGGGTCGACGGATCGGTCGTCGTCGGCAAGGTCATCGAGAACGACAGCCGGAGCTTCGGTTTCGACGCACAAGCCGAGCAGTACGTCGACATGCTGAAGGCCGGCGTCATCGACCCGACGAAAGTTGTCCGGATCGCCCTGGAAAACGCCGCGTCCGTTGCCGGGCTGTTGATCACGACCGAAGCGATGGTCGCGCAAAAGCCCAGGGAGGTCGGCGCCGGTAACGATATGTCGGACATGGGTGGAATGGGCGGAATGATGTGA
- a CDS encoding co-chaperonin GroES: MSFTPLHDRVLVRRVEGDETTKGGLIIPDIAKEKPQEGEVVSAGAGGRREDGERIPMDVKAGDRILFGKWSGAEIKFDGEHLLIMKESDILGVIA; encoded by the coding sequence ATGTCTTTCACTCCCCTCCACGACCGGGTGCTCGTTCGCCGCGTTGAAGGCGACGAGACGACCAAAGGCGGCCTCATCATTCCCGACATCGCCAAGGAGAAGCCGCAAGAAGGCGAAGTTGTCTCCGCTGGTGCCGGGGGAAGGCGCGAGGACGGCGAGCGGATCCCCATGGACGTCAAAGCCGGCGACCGGATCCTGTTCGGAAAATGGTCGGGCGCAGAGATCAAGTTCGATGGCGAACACCTTCTGATCATGAAGGAGAGCGACATTCTCGGCGTGATCGCCTGA
- the fixK_1 gene encoding Nitrogen fixation regulation protein FixK produces the protein MPRGPVTSVEHSPLTRKLSAFVALSEVELAVLERLHQRRRIFIAGRDMVHQGQSAQAAYILSAGWVCSYKLQADGTRQIVDFQVPGDFLGLRSVLLRTSDHSFEPIVDIEAAEVLTSDLLEAFAQTPRLATAILWAASRDEAMVVEHLVGIGRRDANARMAHFVLELGARLALVGIGSKKGFDCPLTQYHLADTLGLSAVHVNRVLRQLRESGLVTFRDGHVAFHDYDGLVDLAEFDPAYLDQSGPLLK, from the coding sequence ATGCCGCGAGGCCCCGTGACATCAGTTGAACACAGCCCCCTGACCCGCAAACTTTCAGCCTTCGTCGCTCTGTCGGAGGTCGAGCTGGCCGTGCTTGAACGACTGCACCAGCGTCGCCGCATCTTCATCGCCGGGCGCGACATGGTGCATCAGGGTCAGTCGGCGCAGGCCGCGTATATTCTGTCTGCCGGCTGGGTCTGTTCCTACAAGCTGCAGGCAGACGGGACCCGGCAGATCGTGGATTTCCAGGTGCCGGGGGATTTCCTGGGATTGCGGAGCGTCCTGTTGCGTACCTCGGACCACAGCTTCGAGCCCATCGTGGACATCGAGGCTGCCGAAGTGCTGACAAGCGACCTTCTGGAAGCGTTCGCGCAGACCCCTCGCCTGGCAACCGCCATCCTGTGGGCGGCGTCACGGGACGAGGCAATGGTCGTTGAACATCTCGTCGGGATCGGACGGCGTGATGCGAACGCCCGCATGGCGCATTTTGTGCTGGAACTGGGAGCGAGGCTTGCGCTGGTCGGTATCGGCAGCAAGAAAGGGTTCGACTGCCCGCTGACCCAATACCACCTCGCCGATACGCTGGGATTGAGCGCGGTCCATGTGAACCGCGTCCTGCGCCAACTTCGCGAGAGCGGACTGGTGACCTTCCGGGACGGCCATGTCGCGTTTCACGACTACGACGGGCTGGTGGACCTTGCCGAGTTCGATCCCGCGTATCTGGATCAGAGCGGCCCGCTCCTGAAATGA